In Flavobacterium sp. GSB-24, the genomic window GCTATTTCTGATGTGCTTGAAAAAACACCAACTCCATGTCTATAAACAGCCATTTTTTCTTGTAAAAACTTTAGTTTTCCATGTTCTGCAAGCATTAGATATAAAAAATAATCACCAATAGGAGACAATTCAAATTCAAATGGAAATTTTCTTATTATATTTCTAAACACAACCGAAGGAGTGTGAATATAATTACCTAAGCTAGCTAATGTTTCAATAGTTTCATAATCTTCAGGAACTTTAGTGATAAAATCATCGACAATATCACCATTTAAATTAAGAAGATCTACCTGATGAAAACAAAGAACATATTCAGGATTAGCGTCTAAAAAACTTACTTGTTTTTGTAATTTTAATGGATCTGTCCAATAATCGTCACCTTCGCACATTGCTATATAAGAACCACTACATTGTTTTAAAGCAAAAATAAAATTGCTCATCATTCCTAAGTTATGTTCGTGTCTAAAATATTTTATCCAAGAACCATTCGGATGATTTTTAATTATATCTTCAATCACATGGTGTGTTCCATCAGGAGAACAATCATTTGCTAAAACAAATTCTACTGCAAAATCACACTTCTGCATTAAAATACTTTCTACTGCCTTACGAATATAGTTTTCTTGTCCGTAAGTAATCATAACTACACTTACAAGTGGCGGCATCTTCATTTTAATAACGGTAAAAATTGCAGCATATTTTTTCTTCTTTTCTTAATATACTTTATTGGAGTTCCAACATAAATACACCAAGAATCTA contains:
- a CDS encoding glycosyltransferase is translated as MPPLVSVVMITYGQENYIRKAVESILMQKCDFAVEFVLANDCSPDGTHHVIEDIIKNHPNGSWIKYFRHEHNLGMMSNFIFALKQCSGSYIAMCEGDDYWTDPLKLQKQVSFLDANPEYVLCFHQVDLLNLNGDIVDDFITKVPEDYETIETLASLGNYIHTPSVVFRNIIRKFPFEFELSPIGDYFLYLMLAEHGKLKFLQEKMAVYRHGVGVFSSTSEIAITKNNLKLFTCLLSYLNNEETKKIILKRHFKILSYLEESIHNNYSNSFVSNHSFFRFLKIIRSDYKSPKKIARTILNNLLKR